The following proteins come from a genomic window of Lolium rigidum isolate FL_2022 chromosome 5, APGP_CSIRO_Lrig_0.1, whole genome shotgun sequence:
- the LOC124651496 gene encoding uncharacterized protein LOC124651496: protein MGRPRGGKANKSMEAAKNEDAGSGAEEVIPAYKRRGRPLKLRKDDIDDEEEDMDKVEDDGDGAKKVAVSKDSKGVAENGAKKRRRPTKRAPDSAAEEKVGEPARPLNGFRQNGSRRKNTPRRAAEAGVQTK from the coding sequence ATGGGCAGGCCTAGAGGTGGGAAGGCCAATAAATCGATGGAAGCCGCGAAGAACGAAGACGCTGGAAGCGGCGCCGAGGAGGTGATCCCGGCCTACAAGAGAAGGGGGCGGCCACTGAAGCTTCGGAAGGATGACatcgatgatgaggaagaggacatggacaAGGTTGAAGACGATGGCGACGGTGCGAAGAAGGTTGCCGTGAGCAAGGACTCGAAGGGCGTAGCCGAGAACGGGGCAAAGAAGAGGCGGCGCCCGACGAAGCGCGCGCCGGACTCGGCTGCGGAGGAGAAGGTCGGCGAGCCGGCGAGACCACTGAACGGATTCCGGCAGAATGGAAGCCGGCGGAAGAACACTCCGCGGAGAGCTGCCGAGGCAGGGGTGCAGACCAAGTGA